A section of the Papio anubis isolate 15944 chromosome 4, Panubis1.0, whole genome shotgun sequence genome encodes:
- the LOC100999403 gene encoding probable E3 ubiquitin-protein ligase DTX2: MCVGLRLPGDCAAVSALLHPLGLLRLSQVPGRWDWVRLCPAELGALYLALSSPVLHTGLPVWDPLAFPPGSLDLSFAFVALWPPLQPVFLRMLLMHFSLLGGTPKPEPQPEQVIKNYTEELQVPPDEDCIICMEKLSAASGYSDVTDSKAIGPLAVGRLTKCSHAFHLLCLLAMYCNGNKDGSLQCPSCKTIYGEKTGTQPQGKMEVLRFQMSLPGHEDCGTILIVYNIPHGIQGPEHPNPGKPFTARGFPRQCYLPDNAQGRKVLELLKVAWKRRLIFTVGTSSTTGETDTVVWNEIHHKTEMDRNVTGHGYPDPNYLQNVLAELAAQGVTEDCLEQQ; encoded by the exons ATGTGCGTGGGGTTGCGGCTCCCAGGAGACTGTGCTGCTGTTTCTGCTCTTCTGCATCCTCTAGGGCTCCTGCGGCTGAGCCAGGTCCCTGGACGGTGGGACTGGGTAAGGCTTTGCCCGGCGGAGCTCGGGGCTCTGTACCTGGCGCTGAGCTCTCCCGTCCTGCACACTGGCCTCCCTGTCTGGGACCCTCTGGCATTTCCTCCTGGCAGCTTGGACCTTTCCTTTGCCTTCGTCGCCCTCTGGCCTCCTCTCCAGCCTGTGTTCCTCAGGATGCTGCTTATGCACTTCTCTCTTCTAGGAGGGACCCCGAAGCCAGAGCCACAGCCAGAGCAGGTCATAAAAAACTACACGGAAGAGCTGCAAGTGCCCCCAGATGAG GACTGCATCATCTGCATGGAGAAGCTGTCCGCAGCATCTGGGTACAGCGACGTGACTGACAGCAAGGCCATCGGGCCCCTGGCTGTGGGCCGCCTCACCAAGTGCAGTCACGCCTTCCACCTGCTGTGCCTGCTGGCCATGTACTGCAATGGCAACAAG GATGGAAGTCTGCAGTGTCCCTCCTGCAAAACCATCTATGGAGAGAAGACGGGGACCCAGCCCCAGGGAAAGATGGAGGTATTACGGTTCCAGATGTCGCTCCCCGGCCACGAGGACTGCGGGACCATCCTCATAGTTTACAACATTCCCCATGGCATCCAG GGCCCTGAGCACCCCAATCCCGGAAAGCCGTTCACTGCCAGAGGGTTTCCCCGCCAGTGCTACCTTCCAGACAATGCCCAGGGCCGCAAG GTCCTAGAGCTCCTGAAGGTGGCCTGGAAGAGGCGGCTCATCTTTACAGTGGGCACGTCCAGCACCACGGGTGAGACGGACACTGTGGTGTGGAACGAGATCCACCACAAGACAGAGATGGACCGCAACGTTACGGGCCATGGCTACCCCGACCCCAACTACCTGCAGAACGTGCTGGCTGAGCTGGCCGCCCAGGGGGTGACCGAGGACTGTCTGGAGCAGCAGTGA